CGCCGGGCCTGGCGATTGGCGCCGGCATGCTCATCGGTGTGGCCTTCGGTATCGGCAACGGCTTGTTCGTCGCTTACCTGCACATGCCGCCGATCATCGTCACCCTGGCGACCATGGGCATCGCCCGTGGCCTGGGCCTGATGTACACCGACGGCTACCCGATTTCCGGGCTGCCGGAGTGGTTCGGTTTCTTCGGCCGCCAGAGCCTGTTCGGCGTCGACGTGCCGATCCTGATCATGCTGGTCACCTACTTTGCCGCCTATGTATTGCTGCAACACACGCGCATCGGCCGCTACATCTATGCCATCGGCGGCAATGAAGAAGCGGTGCGGTTGTCGGGCGTGCGGGCGGCGCGCTTCAAGTTGCTGGTGTACGGCATCAGCGGCTTGACCGCAGCGATTGCCGGGCTGGTGCTCACCTCACGCTTGATGAGCGGCCAGCCGAATGCCGGCGTGTCGTTCGAGCTGGATGCGATTGCGGCGGTGGTACTTGGCGGTGCGTCGATTGCCGGCGGGCGCGGGGTCATTGTCGGCACCTTGCTCGGCGCCATGCTGCTGG
The window above is part of the Pseudomonas sp. KBS0710 genome. Proteins encoded here:
- a CDS encoding ABC transporter permease; this encodes MQQGAQVNMSINTGDTSRLRLNLARLLRSPAFYPFVGLVVVTLVMIFASDNFLTTSNLSNIARQVSINAIIAVGMTCVILTGGIDLSVGPVMALSGTLTAGLMVAGLPPGLAIGAGMLIGVAFGIGNGLFVAYLHMPPIIVTLATMGIARGLGLMYTDGYPISGLPEWFGFFGRQSLFGVDVPILIMLVTYFAAYVLLQHTRIGRYIYAIGGNEEAVRLSGVRAARFKLLVYGISGLTAAIAGLVLTSRLMSGQPNAGVSFELDAIAAVVLGGASIAGGRGVIVGTLLGAMLLGVLNNGLNMLGVSPYVQSVIKGGIILLAIFISRQRHK